From a region of the Flavobacterium sediminilitoris genome:
- the mtgA gene encoding monofunctional biosynthetic peptidoglycan transglycosylase, translating to MAKKTASKKKTTKTPVKRTAGQKIFRFVWKLILWFNIVSVFFVLLYKFVPVPFTPLMIIRAFEQKANGKEMTCSHDWVSIENISPNLQKAVIASEDGLFLEHNGFDFKSMQKAYEGNQKGKKIKGGSTISQQTAKNVFLWQGRSYLRKGLEAYYTLLIELLWSKERIMEVYLNSIEMGDGVYGAQAASKYWYHKEAKNLSRIEAAGIAVILPNPRKFKASNSSAYINRRKAKISKYIGYVDLKY from the coding sequence ATGGCAAAAAAAACTGCTTCAAAAAAGAAAACCACTAAAACACCAGTAAAAAGAACAGCAGGTCAAAAAATATTTCGTTTTGTTTGGAAATTGATTCTGTGGTTCAATATTGTAAGTGTTTTTTTTGTTCTTCTATATAAATTTGTACCCGTTCCATTTACACCTTTAATGATTATTAGAGCGTTTGAACAAAAAGCAAATGGAAAAGAGATGACATGTTCACATGATTGGGTTTCTATAGAAAATATTTCTCCAAATTTACAAAAAGCAGTTATTGCTAGTGAAGATGGATTGTTTTTAGAACACAATGGTTTTGATTTTAAATCAATGCAAAAAGCGTATGAGGGGAATCAAAAAGGGAAAAAGATAAAAGGAGGAAGTACAATTTCTCAACAAACAGCAAAAAATGTTTTTCTTTGGCAAGGAAGAAGTTATTTAAGAAAAGGGTTAGAAGCTTATTATACTTTGTTAATAGAATTATTATGGAGTAAAGAGCGTATAATGGAAGTCTATTTAAATAGTATTGAAATGGGAGATGGGGTTTATGGTGCTCAAGCGGCTTCAAAATACTGGTATCATAAAGAAGCAAAAAATTTATCTAGAATTGAAGCTGCGGGAATTGCTGTTATTCTACCAAACCCTAGAAAATTTAAAGCGTCAAATTCATCTGCATATATAAATAGAAGGAAAGCTAAGATTAGTAAATATATTGGATATGTTGATTTGAAATATTAA
- a CDS encoding NAD(P)/FAD-dependent oxidoreductase, whose product MQLSYWELKNWFTNVDYTIVGSGIVGLHCALQLRERFPNSKILILEKGPLPQGASTKNAGFACFGSISEIIDDLKNYSEEDVIELIKKRVQGLKLLRNRLGNNIIDYKPYGGYELFLKNDEDFYDECIQSLPFINDLLRPLFKAEVFVRKRDQFNFNNTFKYLIFNPFEGQIDTGNMMQALLKEAISKDILILNQQNVTNYQELASQVEVATNEIVFKTNKLLFTTNGFASKLTNNKVKPARAQVLITKPIENLDIKGTFHLDKGYYYFRNIENRILFGGGRNLDFEGETTTDLGQTKIIQDKLEQLLKTVILPNYQFKIEHRWSGIMGVGNHKKPIVEQLSNNVYCGVRLGGMGIAIGSLIGKELAELI is encoded by the coding sequence ATGCAACTAAGTTATTGGGAATTAAAAAATTGGTTTACAAATGTTGATTATACAATTGTAGGTAGTGGAATTGTAGGGTTACATTGTGCGCTACAGCTTCGTGAACGATTTCCAAACAGCAAAATATTAATTTTAGAAAAAGGTCCTTTACCACAAGGAGCTAGTACAAAAAATGCAGGTTTTGCCTGTTTCGGAAGTATATCAGAAATAATAGATGATTTAAAAAATTATTCTGAGGAGGATGTTATTGAACTGATTAAAAAAAGAGTACAAGGGTTAAAATTGTTGCGTAATCGATTAGGTAATAATATAATTGATTATAAGCCATATGGAGGTTATGAGTTGTTTTTGAAAAATGATGAAGATTTTTATGATGAATGTATTCAAAGTTTACCCTTTATTAATGATCTTCTAAGACCACTTTTTAAAGCAGAAGTTTTTGTTAGAAAAAGAGATCAATTTAACTTTAATAATACTTTTAAATATCTAATTTTTAATCCATTTGAAGGTCAGATAGATACTGGAAATATGATGCAAGCTTTGTTAAAAGAAGCAATTTCAAAAGATATCTTAATACTAAATCAACAAAATGTAACTAATTACCAAGAATTAGCGAGTCAAGTTGAAGTTGCTACAAATGAAATAGTGTTTAAAACCAATAAATTGCTGTTTACTACAAATGGTTTTGCTTCAAAATTAACTAATAATAAAGTAAAGCCAGCGAGAGCACAAGTTTTAATTACAAAGCCAATTGAAAATTTAGATATAAAAGGAACTTTTCATTTAGATAAAGGATATTATTATTTTAGAAATATAGAAAATAGAATTCTTTTTGGAGGTGGTAGGAATCTCGATTTTGAAGGTGAAACGACAACAGATTTAGGTCAGACAAAAATTATTCAAGACAAGTTGGAGCAATTGTTAAAAACAGTAATTTTGCCAAACTATCAATTTAAAATTGAACATCGTTGGAGTGGTATTATGGGAGTTGGAAATCATAAAAAGCCAATTGTAGAACAATTATCTAATAATGTTTATTGTGGCGTGAGATTAGGAGGCATGGGTATTGCGATCGGTAGTTTAATAGGAAAAGAATTAGCAGAATTAATATAA
- a CDS encoding DedA family protein — MEDFHWTKLFNPEFYITMEINGVPIGIYMVLFIVFAETGLFAGFFLPGDSLLFLSGIYNRELIETFFIIPSDFSNVIILAVLIAIAATLGNIFGYWFGSRSGNYLYTKEDSFFFKKKYLIDSQVFFEKHGGKAIIFARFLPIIRTFVPIIAGIVHMKKAKFMFYNILSSIMWSFTLVFAGHYLYGFFLDELDIDLKKHIEKIILILIGVTTFPLVMKAIKSRKKETTD; from the coding sequence ATGGAAGATTTTCACTGGACAAAGCTTTTTAATCCAGAGTTTTATATTACAATGGAGATAAATGGAGTTCCAATAGGAATTTACATGGTTCTATTTATTGTTTTTGCAGAAACGGGATTGTTTGCAGGTTTCTTTTTACCAGGAGATAGTTTGTTGTTTCTTTCAGGAATTTATAATAGAGAGTTAATAGAGACTTTTTTTATTATTCCAAGTGATTTTTCAAATGTAATTATTTTAGCTGTTTTAATAGCAATCGCAGCAACTTTAGGAAATATTTTTGGTTATTGGTTTGGCTCTAGAAGTGGTAATTATTTATATACTAAAGAGGATAGTTTTTTCTTTAAGAAAAAATATTTAATTGATTCACAAGTTTTTTTCGAAAAACACGGAGGTAAAGCAATTATTTTTGCGCGATTTTTACCTATAATACGAACTTTTGTACCAATTATTGCTGGAATCGTACACATGAAGAAAGCTAAATTTATGTTTTATAACATACTAAGTTCTATTATGTGGTCATTTACTTTAGTTTTTGCAGGTCATTATCTTTATGGATTCTTTTTAGATGAACTTGATATCGATTTGAAAAAGCATATTGAAAAAATTATACTAATACTTATTGGAGTAACTACTTTTCCTTTAGTGATGAAGGCAATTAAATCTAGAAAAAAGGAAACTACTGATTAA
- a CDS encoding dicarboxylate/amino acid:cation symporter — translation MKKLALHWQILLGMVLGVLFAFLFIQFDWGKQFIIDWIKPFGNIFINLLKLIAVPLILASLIKGVSDLKDISKLSKMGGRTIGIYLLTTVFAVSIGLAVVNIIKPGKFISEETRIELVGSYSNDANSKIQAAENQKKAGPLQALEDIVPSNIIGAASDNGNMLQVIFFAIFFGIALILIPVESSTPVKAFFDGFNEAILKMIDIIMLAAPFGVFALLASLVAESPSLDLFEALFWYGLCVIIGLSLMLGFYVLIVFIITGKKPQFFINGIAPAQLLAFSTSSSAATLPVTMERVVDNLGVDDEVASFVLPIGATINMDGTSLYQAVAAVFIAQAFGMDLSFGVQLGIIATATLASIGSAAVPGAGMVMLVIVLAQAGIPEAGLALIFAIDRPLDMCRTTVNVTGDAAVSMVVAKSVDKLA, via the coding sequence TGATTGGATAAAGCCATTTGGTAATATTTTTATCAATTTATTGAAATTGATTGCAGTACCATTGATTTTAGCATCATTGATAAAAGGAGTTTCAGATTTAAAAGATATTTCTAAGCTCTCCAAAATGGGAGGTAGAACGATAGGAATATATTTATTGACAACTGTTTTTGCTGTATCTATAGGACTAGCTGTAGTTAATATTATAAAACCTGGGAAATTTATTTCTGAGGAAACTAGAATAGAACTTGTAGGAAGTTATTCAAATGATGCGAATTCAAAGATTCAAGCTGCTGAAAATCAAAAAAAAGCAGGTCCACTTCAAGCATTGGAAGATATTGTGCCAAGTAATATCATAGGAGCTGCTTCTGATAATGGCAATATGTTGCAAGTCATCTTCTTTGCAATTTTCTTTGGTATTGCTTTAATTCTCATTCCTGTTGAAAGTTCTACTCCTGTAAAAGCTTTTTTTGATGGATTTAATGAAGCTATTTTGAAAATGATTGATATTATTATGCTAGCGGCACCTTTTGGGGTTTTTGCACTTTTAGCATCACTAGTAGCTGAATCTCCAAGTCTAGATTTATTTGAAGCGCTTTTTTGGTATGGATTGTGTGTAATCATTGGTTTATCTCTAATGTTAGGATTTTATGTTTTAATAGTATTTATAATAACAGGGAAAAAGCCTCAATTTTTTATTAATGGAATTGCTCCTGCTCAATTATTAGCGTTTTCGACTAGTTCAAGTGCTGCTACTTTACCTGTTACAATGGAAAGAGTTGTAGATAATCTTGGTGTAGATGATGAAGTTGCTAGTTTTGTTTTACCAATTGGAGCAACGATTAATATGGACGGAACAAGTCTTTATCAGGCTGTTGCTGCTGTATTTATTGCGCAAGCTTTTGGAATGGATCTTAGTTTTGGAGTTCAATTGGGGATTATTGCTACCGCTACTTTAGCATCTATAGGTAGTGCAGCAGTACCTGGAGCAGGAATGGTAATGTTAGTAATTGTACTAGCTCAAGCTGGAATTCCTGAAGCAGGTTTAGCCCTAATTTTTGCAATAGATAGGCCTTTAGATATGTGTAGAACCACAGTCAATGTAACTGGAGATGCAGCAGTTTCTATGGTGGTGGCTAAATCAGTAGATAAATTAGCATAA